In one Micromonospora sp. NBRC 110009 genomic region, the following are encoded:
- a CDS encoding Rop family plasmid primer RNA-binding protein, producing MTKQEKTALNMARFIRSQTLTLLEKLNELDADEQADICESLHDHADELYRSCLARFGDDGENL from the coding sequence GTGACCAAACAGGAAAAAACCGCCCTTAACATGGCCCGCTTTATCAGAAGCCAGACATTAACGCTTCTGGAGAAACTCAACGAGCTGGACGCGGATGAACAGGCAGACATCTGTGAATCGCTTCACGACCACGCTGATGAGCTTTACCGCAGCTGCCTCGCGCGTTTCGGTGATGACGGTGAAAACCTCTGA